A window of the Cystobacter fuscus genome harbors these coding sequences:
- a CDS encoding D-arabinono-1,4-lactone oxidase, with the protein MTIAKALSPQVPSVQFDSQTCLHYPTSEEDIVQLVQYAASNNLQVRVIGSGHSVREAILSTASNAINISLEQYRKVTLNSGGTFTVQAGCCLGLDAPEPWENTLFYQMQQLAQAVPDMGGVTHQAVGGFTTMGCSGGSLKYAYTDSIVGISLVDGQGVVRSYSRGKDPEFEAVLVSMGLMGITSTLTFKPSDGFNIIGNETCYSLSDVNCPIDFFGPGTPDKPSLEQFMRQTEYTRLMWWPQKGAERIVVWKAQRMTAADYTTLGMTPETFQPKQYLEFPVVLGSQIPAQIVASVFYQLSAGWPTLVNLIQDPLLRAEVTLLIDLTYGPCILPFVIDQFAPVYTGDAPPAEAPQLEVPQGVFSDEVRIVELGKNTGGGSMRGAAAQGSAGRRAAGGPVLRLLRPEAPTSADSIRVTSVAIDLWKDVLARMPNVSTHLPKLQSLLSERGLTLPRYYHIHVPSDVLAELQPGNRTAPQDAKGKQQFWDSWYRGLPMDNDVSDFLMPTEFTELWIPLEKTQEVMNKLRDFYEKGGLGATGSYSCEIYAAKADDLWLSPAYKQDVVRVDVFWFHDLFRDEAALKAFYQQYWDLLKEYDFRPHWAKYMPGGDMGPEYLAQRYPQWKQFLALRAQMDPKQLFVTDYWRDALGIPKNNA; encoded by the coding sequence ATGACCATCGCCAAAGCGCTCTCGCCGCAGGTCCCCTCCGTCCAGTTTGATTCGCAGACGTGCCTTCATTACCCCACGAGCGAGGAGGACATCGTTCAACTCGTTCAGTATGCAGCCTCGAACAACCTGCAAGTTCGGGTGATTGGTTCAGGCCATTCCGTGCGGGAGGCCATCCTGTCCACCGCGTCGAACGCCATCAACATCTCGCTGGAGCAGTACAGGAAGGTCACCCTCAACTCGGGTGGGACCTTCACGGTCCAGGCCGGGTGCTGCCTGGGGCTGGATGCACCCGAGCCCTGGGAGAACACGTTGTTCTACCAGATGCAGCAGCTCGCACAGGCCGTGCCGGACATGGGAGGTGTCACCCATCAGGCCGTGGGAGGATTCACCACCATGGGCTGCTCGGGAGGCTCGCTGAAGTACGCCTACACCGACAGCATTGTCGGTATCTCCCTCGTGGATGGGCAGGGCGTGGTGCGCTCGTACAGCCGAGGGAAGGACCCGGAGTTCGAGGCCGTGCTCGTTTCCATGGGGCTCATGGGCATCACCTCCACCCTCACCTTCAAGCCCAGCGATGGCTTCAACATCATCGGGAACGAGACGTGCTACTCCTTGAGTGACGTCAACTGCCCCATCGACTTCTTCGGGCCAGGCACACCCGACAAGCCCTCGCTGGAACAGTTCATGCGCCAGACGGAGTACACCCGTCTGATGTGGTGGCCCCAGAAGGGGGCCGAGCGCATCGTCGTCTGGAAGGCCCAGCGCATGACCGCCGCGGATTACACCACGCTGGGGATGACCCCTGAAACCTTCCAACCCAAGCAGTATCTGGAGTTTCCAGTCGTCCTCGGGAGTCAGATTCCGGCACAGATTGTCGCGTCCGTGTTCTACCAGCTCTCCGCTGGCTGGCCGACCCTGGTCAATCTCATCCAGGATCCGTTGTTGCGCGCCGAGGTCACGCTGCTCATCGATCTGACGTATGGGCCGTGCATCCTGCCCTTCGTGATCGACCAGTTCGCGCCTGTCTACACGGGAGACGCGCCGCCGGCGGAGGCCCCTCAACTGGAGGTTCCGCAAGGCGTGTTCTCGGACGAGGTGCGCATCGTCGAGCTTGGGAAGAACACGGGTGGCGGCTCCATGCGGGGAGCGGCCGCGCAGGGTTCCGCGGGACGGCGCGCCGCCGGGGGTCCGGTGCTCCGGCTGCTGCGCCCGGAGGCTCCGACCTCGGCGGATTCAATCCGCGTCACCTCGGTGGCGATCGATCTCTGGAAGGATGTGCTGGCCCGGATGCCGAACGTGAGCACCCACCTTCCCAAACTGCAGTCCCTCCTGAGCGAGCGTGGCCTGACGCTGCCTCGCTACTACCACATCCATGTCCCGAGCGACGTCCTGGCGGAGCTCCAGCCTGGGAACAGGACGGCCCCCCAGGATGCGAAGGGCAAGCAGCAGTTCTGGGACTCCTGGTACCGCGGTCTGCCGATGGACAACGATGTCTCCGACTTCTTGATGCCCACCGAGTTCACCGAGCTGTGGATTCCCCTCGAGAAGACGCAGGAGGTGATGAACAAGCTGCGTGACTTCTATGAGAAGGGGGGGCTCGGGGCCACGGGCTCCTACTCCTGCGAGATCTATGCGGCCAAGGCCGATGATCTCTGGCTGAGCCCCGCCTACAAGCAGGACGTGGTCCGTGTGGACGTGTTCTGGTTCCACGACCTGTTCCGGGACGAGGCGGCCCTCAAGGCCTTCTACCAGCAGTACTGGGATCTGCTGAAGGAGTACGACTTCCGCCCGCATTGGGCCAAGTACATGCCGGGGGGAGACATGGGGCCCGAGTATCTGGCGCAGCGCTACCCCCAGTGGAAGCAGTTCCTGGCACTGCGCGCGCAGATGGATCCCAAGCAGCTCTTCGTCACCGACTACTGGCGCGACGCGCTCGGCATCCCCAAGAACAACGCGTAG
- a CDS encoding CDP-alcohol phosphatidyltransferase family protein, which yields MSEQQAGALEPHVLVLDKQQSYKRPEEDALIRTLREGCRRAAVRYLPYRLSPVILGMPGLLLHLFLLAAVHTFERARWMYGLWVICRVLHFCLDAMDGTQARRNGTQSTARHFWDHWVDVANSAMAVMIVARLGPHQGVSFMPYILLTATGQLFFYLGLCRYFATGIMRDPYINHLWNYVFCLFLGLSVCLQGVELLDTRGFQLTYALASLAAFGCGVVSLVKDVVLMARSRLSSGRFYVRILTAPVLILGIHVLWLQDSSDVFYARALVALAMSSLAVSIHARQLVNKAPAWLTAEGALFLLVLPLSALPSSLQPELHRALLLVMVLATIINLVRYLREMISQYPEIGFPWVWLPSTYRPGLLQVSNKLAA from the coding sequence ATGAGCGAGCAGCAGGCAGGGGCGTTGGAGCCACATGTATTGGTCCTCGACAAGCAGCAGAGCTACAAGCGCCCGGAGGAAGATGCCCTCATCCGGACGCTCCGGGAGGGATGCCGGCGCGCCGCCGTCCGCTACCTGCCCTACCGCCTCTCCCCCGTCATCCTGGGCATGCCCGGGTTGCTGCTGCACCTGTTCCTGCTCGCCGCCGTCCATACCTTCGAGCGCGCGCGGTGGATGTATGGCCTCTGGGTGATCTGCCGGGTGCTCCACTTCTGTCTGGATGCCATGGACGGCACCCAGGCCCGGCGCAACGGGACACAATCGACCGCGCGCCACTTCTGGGACCATTGGGTCGACGTCGCCAATTCGGCCATGGCCGTGATGATCGTGGCGCGGCTCGGTCCCCACCAGGGCGTCTCCTTCATGCCCTACATCCTGCTGACCGCCACCGGCCAGTTGTTCTTCTACCTCGGGCTGTGCCGTTACTTCGCCACGGGCATCATGCGTGACCCCTATATCAACCACCTCTGGAACTATGTCTTCTGTCTGTTCCTGGGGTTGTCCGTCTGTCTTCAGGGCGTGGAGCTCCTCGACACCCGCGGCTTCCAGCTCACCTATGCGCTCGCGAGCCTCGCGGCCTTCGGGTGCGGCGTCGTGTCCCTCGTGAAGGATGTCGTGCTCATGGCCCGCTCGCGGCTGTCCTCCGGGCGCTTCTACGTGCGGATCCTCACCGCGCCCGTGCTCATCCTCGGCATCCATGTGCTCTGGCTCCAGGACTCGAGCGATGTCTTCTACGCCCGGGCCCTCGTCGCCCTCGCCATGAGCAGCCTCGCGGTGAGCATCCACGCGCGCCAGCTCGTCAACAAGGCTCCGGCCTGGCTGACGGCCGAGGGGGCCTTGTTCCTCCTCGTGCTCCCCTTGTCGGCGCTGCCCTCGTCACTCCAGCCAGAACTCCACCGCGCACTGCTGCTGGTGATGGTGCTGGCCACGATCATCAACCTGGTCCGCTACCTCCGGGAGATGATCTCCCAGTACCCGGAGATTGGCTTCCCCTGGGTCTGGCTGCCCTCGACGTACCGGCCGGGGCTGCTTCAGGTGAGCAACAAGCTCGCGGCATGA